CTCTGGTTGCCGATCTTCTCCATCGCCTTGTTCTGGTGGTTGCTGAAACCCCAACGCAGGCGGCCGGGGGCTCCGAGCAGTTGCCCTGGCTCGAAGGACCTGGCAGCCTGCAGGTCGAGCAGCACGGTTTCCTGCGTGCCGTCGACCAGGAACGCGGCGCCCTTCTGGGGCAGCTCCTTGCCTGCTTTTTCGAGCGGCTCGAAGGCTTGCTTCAACAACTGCGCCTGCTCGCGCGTCAAGCCGTTGGCCGCTGCGGTGCCGGCGCTGCCCGTGACGGCGCCCAAGATCTTGTCCAGAAATCCCATGCGTTCTCCTCGTTCTCCTGCGCGCTCATTTTGGCAGGTGGGCGTTACGCTTTGGCCAATTCGCGGCCTGCAGAACAACCGCAACCAAAGGTTCTAAGCCGACTGCGCTTTCGTTTGCTCCGGCAAGCCGTCGAGCTCGCCAAGCAGCTGGCACAGAAAGCCCAGCTTCAGCAACGGTACCGCGGCCGGCGCAGCGAGGTGCGCACGCAGCGCACTCGACAGCACCTCCAGGCCGACAGAGCCTGCGCGGTCGAGTGCATCGTGCAGGCGCTGCCGCTGCGCCGCGGTCAGTGCCATGCGCCCGGTGGCGGCCTGCGTCTCGGCCACCTCGGTCACGGGCGCGAGCAGGCGCGCCGCCAGCGTGGGCGCACCCACGGGCGCCGCCTGCCGCTGCTGCTGCCGTGCCTCGAGCATGCGCAGGATGCGGTTCGCGAGCGACGTGGTGCGCGTGGCCTCGTCGGCAAAGTCGAGCGACACCGCTTGCAGCGCCTTCTTCGCATTGCTGCTCAGCACGGCGATGGGCATGAGTTCGGTGCTCGCGGCGGAGCGCTCGATGCGCACCAGCACTGCATGCACCGGCGCGCGGCGCGCAGCAAGGCGGTCGAGGTTGCCGACGCGCTGCCGGTGCTCCGGGCCAACGGGAATGCCAAGCCGCAGCCATTGGCCCGCGTCGTCCTGCACCAGCCAGTCGAGGCGCTGCTGTGCTTCGTCGAGCACCGGCGGGCGCGTGTCCGAAGGCCGCAGCAGCACCGCATCGAAAGGCTCGGCCACAAGGCCGGTGGCGCCGCGCAGGCGCTCGCCGAGTTCGGACCAGTTGCCGCAGCCGATCGACTTCAGGCGCGGGTCGTCGGCCGCCCACGCAGGCAGGGGCTGGGCACGGGTGGCGCCGCCGAGCGCCAGCCGGCCGTCTTCGGCAAGGCGGGGTTGTTCGAGGCGCAGGGTGGCTTCGCACACGCTCTGCGCGGCGCCCGTGCCGGACCACAGCGCGCTGGCGGACCATGCGCCGCTGCGCGTGAAGGCGGTGTCGCTTCCGTCGGGCCGTGCGAGCGAGGCCTGCAGCACGCGCGCACCCGCCAGGTCCCAGAACGCCACGGTGAGCCCGCGCGCGCCGCCGCGCGTCTGCCACCAGTGCGCACCGAGCGGCAGCAGGTCGAGGGCAGCCGATTCGTCGAAGTCGCGCTTGAGCCGGCCGCGCAGTGCCACGGCGAGTTCGCCCTCGGCCCGCGCGAGCGCAGCGCACAGCGCATGGGTGCGCGCCATGAGCGCAAAGGCGTCGCGCTCCTCGGCGCGGTGGTCGCGCCGCACCAGCAGGTCGACCGTGCCGCCAAGGTTGCGCAGCAAGGCGGCCAGGCGCGGCAAGCCCTCGCCGCGCGCGGACATGTTGAGTGCCAGGAGGCGCGCCGACGTCAACTCGCTCACGTGCGAGAGGCCGCCTGTCAGCAGCTCTTCCAGCATCGACTCCACCTGCAGCAGGAACGCGCGCTCTCGTTCGCCGAGGCGCGCGGTGTCTTCGACCGGCGCAGGCCGCGCGCTCTCGGGCCATGCGAAGGGCTGCGCGTGCGCGGTGCGCAGCGCGGCAATTGCGATCAGGTGCACTGCCTTGCGCTCAGCGGCAGGCACCTCGGACACCATGCCCGCATAGCCCGCGCCCGCCACCCAGCGGCACGAGGCGCCGAGCTCGGGCAAGTCCATGACGAGCGCGCCGCCCTGCACCCGCCAGTCGACGACGCTGCTGGCGGCGGCCGCTGCGCGGCGCACGGCAGCCACGCCCGCGGCCTTGAAAAGCGCCGCGGCATCGAGCGCGAGGATTTCCGCGAGCGGGTCGGCAGCGGGCGGTGCCTTTCTTTCTTCCTGCTCGCCTGAAGATGCGCCGGCGGCACTCGCCGACACGGCCGGCTCCAA
The Variovorax paradoxus genome window above contains:
- a CDS encoding SWIM zinc finger family protein — protein: MAWYDGYRAYDDDTLATLANPGLLRRAAKDVEAGKVAWAEQGAEGGVVAADGQRVQLDARGPQQARCDCPAPGICKHILGAALWLRALEPAVSASAAGASSGEQEERKAPPAADPLAEILALDAAALFKAAGVAAVRRAAAAASSVVDWRVQGGALVMDLPELGASCRWVAGAGYAGMVSEVPAAERKAVHLIAIAALRTAHAQPFAWPESARPAPVEDTARLGERERAFLLQVESMLEELLTGGLSHVSELTSARLLALNMSARGEGLPRLAALLRNLGGTVDLLVRRDHRAEERDAFALMARTHALCAALARAEGELAVALRGRLKRDFDESAALDLLPLGAHWWQTRGGARGLTVAFWDLAGARVLQASLARPDGSDTAFTRSGAWSASALWSGTGAAQSVCEATLRLEQPRLAEDGRLALGGATRAQPLPAWAADDPRLKSIGCGNWSELGERLRGATGLVAEPFDAVLLRPSDTRPPVLDEAQQRLDWLVQDDAGQWLRLGIPVGPEHRQRVGNLDRLAARRAPVHAVLVRIERSAASTELMPIAVLSSNAKKALQAVSLDFADEATRTTSLANRILRMLEARQQQRQAAPVGAPTLAARLLAPVTEVAETQAATGRMALTAAQRQRLHDALDRAGSVGLEVLSSALRAHLAAPAAVPLLKLGFLCQLLGELDGLPEQTKAQSA